The DNA window CCGTTCAGCAAACTGGAAATATATCTGGAGTGAAACTGCGCCTGAAGAATTATACCATTTACAACGGGACAACCTTGAATTAATAAATATTGCCGAACAGAATCAAAACATAAAAACTGAATATTATAATTACCTGCAGAAATGGTTGCAAGAAAATAGCCGACTCCGGCAATGGGCGTATCAAAAAATTGATGCAGAAACCGCTGAACAACTTCGTAGTCTTGGGTATATACAATAGTTAAACTTCCATATAAAAATCTTTCCCTCCCAATTCAAAATTAACTCAAATTTACATTGTATCCTTAATTGCAATGATTTGAATTGTTCTTTCTAAGTTTATATGGAGTTGAGTGGGTATTGCTTTGAGCAATACCCACTCAACTCCACTATCAGAAACCACGAAAGGAATAGATGGAGTGAGAAAAAGTGGTAAGTTTTAGGAGTTATTGTATATACCCGAGAGACCGGAGCCGTTCTTTAATTTCATCGTCATATTGAGTTTGGGCAGAACTAACCTGTTTTATCTTGAGCCCATCATACGACGGTATTGTCTTCGATAAGTTGAATTGAGCTAGATATTCCGAAATAAAAGCTTCCTTTAATACTTTCCCATCCATATCATCTGCTATGGGTAATCCGGCAGCCGCCAATATGGTAGGAGTAATATCTAAAACGGTAGCAGAATAAATTCGTTCATTCTTTTTAAATTGCGGGCCGGATACAATGATAATACCCGGCGGAGCGTGGAGGTGTGTTCCAGCAAAAGGCAACGTTCCACTTGCTTCCATTCCATGGTCAGAGACGATAATAACGATCGTATGCGAATCGGTTGGTTTGAGCAATTCAGCGAGTAACTCATCCATATATTGATAATAATGCTCAATGATTTTGCTAAATTTAGCTCTATCAGATTTTAAAACATCTGGTGAAATATGAGGAAATTTTTCCGGTTCATAGGTATGCCAATACATATGCTGGATTCCGTCGAGTCCGCGAAGATATATAGCAAAAAAATCAGGTTGATATTTCTGATATAAGTATTTGCCGGCATTGAAATAGAAATCGTCTTCGATAAAATATCGTTTAAGTGGCGCTAATAAACTTGGAGCATAGGGTGCAACATTCCGTAATTGTTCAAAGGTTGCTGTATCCAACATAATGAATCGCTGAAAATCCTGAATGGTTAACTGTTCCGGCTTTCTTTCAAACCGACGAATTGTATCTTCTAAAAATGCTGGATGGATTGATTGCGGACGAAATGTATTCGTCATTTTTTCAACCAACATAAATCCATTTAAGTTGGTATCGACGGGCCATGATGGCCACCAACCAACAATCCCTACTCGATACTTATTCTCATTTAAAATCTCCCAGATTGTTGCGGCACGAATGTCGCGAGCAGAAACTATTCTGGTTTGAACTATTTTTAATCGCGAAAAAAAGTTCCGTAGCCATCTATATCCAAGACTATCTAAATAATCATCTTGAACTAGATGTTGACTCGTATCTTCATGATAATAAATCGGGGTTCGGATGCCAGGTATGGTTAAACTCAAAAAAGAAAATATTCCGTGTTTCTGTGGTAATTTTCCCGTAGCAATTGAAGTCCAGATTAAAGGCGATATTGACGGTTTGAGCGTGGTTAGTGGTCCAGAAACACCGGACTGCATCAATTTGGCAACTTGGGGTAATTTATGTTGCTGAACCAGCGAATGTAATACTTTCCAATCCATAGCATCAATTCCAATAAGCATAATTTTCTGTCTTTTGTTCATTCCACTTGCGGTAAAAGATACAGGGCTAGCAAATGATTGGTGGTGAGCTTTGGCTTGGAATAATGCAGAAACACTTACGGTTACTGTTACACCAGCCAAGATAATATACAGTGTATAGATAATGATTCGTTTGAATTTTCTAGCTAATCCATTATATCGACGAATACTAACCCAACTTAAGCTCGCAATTATGCTTAACAGAAAAAGATTATAGAATAGCTTATTGAATCCATTGGGATTCCCTAAAAGATGTTCAAAAAAGGTTCGACTTGGTAGGTAAAACAATCCGGTTACGTAAATTATCTGGTGATAAAAATAATTTTTTTCTGCGGATAATTTTATCCGAAATAAATGCTGTGCATCATATAAAATAAACTGGATAACGAATCCCAATAACACTGCTATCGCTGTATAAATCAAAATTAAATATACTGTTAATAATCCTGCATCAACTGGATGAAACCACAAATGATTCAACCAAATTAACCAAAAACTCACATACCAACCAAAAATAATGCCGGTGGGCAACCAAATGTGCACTAGATAATTTTTCATAATTAGTCGGAATTCACGATGGTTCTGACAGCCATAATCAATCAAAATTATTAACAACCTGTTTTCTATTATATATTATATCATTAGATGACTAAATGACTGGCTGATAAATGCAAGTTTGGTATTTATGATAAAATATATGTTATAAAGATTCTCGATATTGAATTTAGTGGTTCTATATAGTCGCGGAGATTATGACTTTTGTAATGGCGGAAACTTTCATTGCGCAGAAAAAACGAAAAATCCCTTTTAAATTCTCATACCCTGCCGTGGGTATTTTTTGATTTTTCTTAATTGCTCAACAGAATATTACTCCGATTATCGGGATTTTAACAAGTTATTGGCACCAAAACGGAATTGAACACAGGTTGGTATAACCAAGCGAAAATTATATTCATTTTTGTATTAAATTAAACAAATGAAACGATTTCTACTGTTGCAGTACTAGTTTTACCGCTTAGTAACCTCAATAGCATAGGTTAGTATTAGAATCTTATCAAATACGCTAGATATGGATGTATGTTTGCGGCATTATAATGCCGGAGTATTGAATACATCTCTAAATAGATAACTCCAATGCTCTCGCAGATTATTTTAGTCACGATTGCAATCCGTTTATTTTGCCTACGGATATTTCGGTATCTTTTGCCGCCAGGAAAATATATTTCTTTTACTGAACAGGTAGTTGAACATTTACAGATATTGTCTAAAAAACTTAACGCCACTTTCCTTACTCGGTGGGTAATTAGAGAGCTACAACTCTGTTATCGGTTTCACATTACTCGAGCGAATCAATGGTCTGAAAAAAAACGATATAACCAAAAGTTAAATGAAATCGAAAGCCAACAGCAAGTACTGCAAGTATATTCTTATCCGACACGGATGTCTATTGAAATAACGCGAAATTGTAATTTGCGATGTCAGATATGTCCCCAGAGCTTTCTTGAAGTTGATGGACAAGAAATCTCATCCGATACCATTGATGCTGTAAAATCGCTTATTCCATATCAAGACTACATCGCAGTATTTGGATTCGGTGAATCGTTAACTGCACCACATTTTTTTGATTATCTTGCACGATTACCTTTTACGAACGAACAAACGGTTGCGCTGATTACAAACGGTATTTTGATGACTAAAGAAATATCTCGGCAAATTATCACTAGCCCGATTAATGTTCTGTTGATTTCTCTGGATACGGTAAATCCACAAACGTATCACTTTATTCGCGGAGTGAATTTTTTGCCTCGTCTCATTGAACATATCGAACAATTGAACGAATTAAAATCACAACTGCACACCAATAAACCACAGTTACGGTTAGGGTTTGTAGCTATGAAACGAAATATTGCTGAATTACCTGATTTTATCCGATTCGCCCATCGTGTTGGTGCAGAAGATGTTGATGTCGGGTACCTGAATGTTTTCCGAGAAGAATTGCGTGAAGAATCATTGTATTATGAACCGGAGCTAACGCTTCGATACTTGCTAGAAGCAAAGCAAATCGCGCAAGAACTTAATGTTCGGTTGAATATTCCCGAGTTAGAACGATTTGAGGTAACCAAACAAGGATTTATACTCCGTGAGAAAACTAAGAAACCTTGTGTCGAACCATGGCAGTTTGTTTATATCAATAGTAATGGAACAGTTACTCCCTGCTGTATAAATACGTCTATCCTTGGCGATATTTCTAAAACTCCGTTTTCATTAATCTGGAATAATGAGCTATATCGGCGATTTCGAAAACAAGTCAATACAGCCACCGCACCATATCGTTGCCGATATTGTTTCGATTGTCGCTATAAAGATATTCAAAATATTAATCAGCATATGATTGTGTTACATTCTGCTTAATCAAAATTATCGAATATGTATGAACCATTGGCTATATACTAAGCTCCAACATCTTGAACGGAAACAATTGCGCTCCCGACTTTGGTCATATCCCAGCACACTGTTGGTTGAACCAACGAACCGATGTAATATAGATTGTGTAATGTGTTTTCGTCATTTCAGTCATAATTATTCCATTGGGGATATGCTCCCAATCACTTGGGAAAAATTAGTTCCCATTCTACCTTATGTGCAGGAAGTGAATCTGCAGGCACGAGGAGAACCGCTGTTACATAAACAACTATTATCCTGGGTTAAACAAGCTAAATCCGCTGGAACGAAAGTCAGCTTTTTTACGCATGGTATGCTATTAACTGATGAGATAAACCAACAATTAGTTTCAATTCCCCTAGATTTACTGACGATTTCGCTTGATGCCGCTACTAAAACTCGATTTGAAAATATTCGGCTTCGTGCAGATTTTGATACGATTATTTCCAATATGAAGAATCTCGTTGCATATAAACGGAAAAGAAAAAGCTCGGTTCCGGAATTGAATTTTCATTTTGTTGCAATGCGACAGAATATAGAAGAGTTGCCGGATTTAATTAAACTTGCGAAAGAATTTGATGTAACCAAAGTTATCGTTGAACATCTATGGGTATTTGATATATCAATCATTCATGAAACTTTGTTTTTAGAACCGGAACGAATGCGGCAATATTTCGAGTTAGCGCGAAAAACCGCTCAAGCATTGAACGTAAATTTGGTTTTACCTTCTGAAGAACCGATAAAATTCTGTGAACCTGCAATATTACAACAATCTGGATTAACCCAATTTGAATTTTTAATGCAGAATGAACTTACTCCGACTACACCTAGTAATTTCTACTGTTTAGAACCATGGCAAATTGCCATAATTTATTGGAACGGCGATATTAGTCCTTGTTGTTATACAGACCGCATTATGGGCAATCTGCAGTTGCAAAGTTTCCGCGAAATCTGGAATAACGAACAGTATCGCATGTTTCGGGATCATATCAGAAGTGGCCGATTGCCTAAGGAATGTATCCATTGTCGTCGATTGCAAAAAAGATTGTAGCAGACAATAAATATGTATGAAACCTGCAGTTATTGTTAAAAATGTTTGGAAACAATTTATTTTATATCACCAATTACATGGTACACTTCGCGAAACGATATTGCGATTAAGCTCGGTTCGAAACTTAAGCCATGAAAAATTCTGGGCTTTGAAAGATATAAGTTTCGAGGTTCAACCTGGCGAGACGCTCGGGATCATTGGAGAAAATGGCTCCGGTAAAACCACCTTACTGCGGATTATTCTTGGCATTACTCCCCCTACCCGAGGAAGTGTTGAAATTAACGGACAACTTTCTGCTTTGCTAGAGTTAGCTGCCGGATTTCATCCAGACCTAACTGGGAAAGAAAATATCTATTTAAACGGTGCTATTCTCGGATTATCGAGATCAGAAATTTCACGGAAAATAGACGCTATAATCGAGTTTGCGGAATTAGAAAAATTTATTGATGTCCCTATCAAACATTATTCGGCGGGCATGTATCTACGACTCGGGTTCTCAATTGCTGTCAATATCAATCCGGATATTCTGTTAATTGACGAAGTCCTAGCTGTAGGTGATCAATCGTTTGCTCAAAAGTGTTATGAGAAAATCAACGAATTTAAACGAAACAATAAAACCATCATATTAGTTTCGCATGATTATGGTGCAGTTGAGCGACTCTGTAATCGAGTCATCTACCTCGAGAAGGGAATAATTAAAGAAATTGGTAATGCTAAGTATATTGTGCAAAAACATTTACGTGAGATTGTCGAACGTGAATTGAAATATAAAATACAACAACAGAGCATCCAAAAAATTAGTACGGTCAGTACCCCGCTCCGCTGGGGTACAAATGAAATTCAATATACTCGCATTCGCCTATTGGATGAACACCGAAACGAAAAATATGTTTTCCAACCGGGCGAATATTTAGAAATTGAATTAGAGTATATGGCGCACCAGCCGATTATTGAACCATACTTTGGCATTGGAATTGAAACAGAAGATAAGATTTATATTACCGGTACAAACACTAAACTTCAAGAAATACGCGTCGGTACTGTTTTGGGAAAAGGCAGGATTCGAATCATTTTCCCTCAGTTTAATGTTACCGGCGGAAAATTCTTATTAACTGCGGGAATATTTCGAGACCCAACTAATGAATATACCGCTTATGATTATTATTGTAGTTGCGCATCATTTTATGTGGATAGAACATATGTCAAAGAGGAAGGAATTGTATTATCTCCCCACAAATGGATACATGAAAAAATAGATTAACCTAATAATCTACCTAAAGAAGCATTATTCAAGTATATTCGTTATTATATGAACATCACTTTAATTGCACCACCTTGGTATTTTCTCGATGAGGTTATTTGGTTATCTCAAAATCTGGGACTTGGTTATATTGCAAGTACCTTAGAAAATCAAGGACACCAAGTAACAATCATTGATGCTCTTACTGAGGGAATTGAAATTGTTACCCCTGTCCAGACTAAATATCTTAAGGTTAACAGAATTGGACTCCCTTACAATACTATTGCAGAAAAAATATCACCCAAGACCGATTTAATTGGAATAACCGCTCCGTTTACCGACCATGCTACCATTGTTAAAGAACTCAGTAAGGTGATTAAACAAAATTTCCCGAACATTCCGATTGTGCTGGGAGGAGTATATCCTTCTACCCTTCCAGAACAAGCGCTAACAGATTCGATAGATTTTGTTGTTCGAGGTGAAGGAGAAAACCCTATATCACAATTAGCTGCTGGGACGCCAGTCAAATCAATTCGGGGATTAGTATTCAAAGAAAATGATACCATAATTAATACCGGACAAGCGGAACCTATCATCAATCTTGATGATATTCCATATCCAGCTCGGCATCTCCTACCCATCGAACGCTATATTACCTGTTCACCTCGCAAACGACGTAATCGAAGAACAATAAGTATGATTACCTCTCGCGGGTGTCCCTATCACTGCACCTTCTGTTCAATTCATAAGGTTAATGGATATCGTTGGCGATATCGTTCTCCAGAAAATGTATTGAACGAAATCAAAGAGGTGGTTAAACAGTACCAGATTCAGCATATTGAATTTGAAGATGATAATATTACCATGGATCCCAAACGGGCAGAGAGATTATTTGAACAACTTGCGGTATATAATGGAACGCTAAACGGTGCACTTACTTGGTCTACACCAAATGGAGTTCGTATCGATACATTAAATCGAGATTTATTAAAACTTATGCGTGATTCAGGTTGTGAATCCCTGTATTTTGGTATTGAAAGTGGCGATCCCAAAATATTAATGGCAATGAAAAAACAACTCGATTTAACAAAAGTAGAACAAGTAACTGAATGGTGTGGAGAACTTGGAATACCAGCATATGGATTTTTAATTCTTGGATATCCTGGAGAAGACCATACTAGTTTTAAACGAACGATTAAATATTGTAAGCGATTATTGAAAAAAGGATTACGCGGATTTTGGTGTTTTTTTGTTAGCGCATATCCCGAAACCGAACTATATACGATTGCTAAACAAAAAGGGTATCTTATGTATGACGATACTGAAAACGTCCTGCGTTTATTTGATTATTCTACAGGACGACGAGATGTAATTGACCTTATCACCCCAGATTTTACTCCCGAAGAACTAAAGTGGCGACTAACCTATGCATATTCACAATTAGCTCCGCAAGGGTTCCGACCCAAACTGACCATAACTACACGTATAAAAAATGCTATAAGAATGGCTTTTTAAATTAAGGTATTGTTTGACGTTAACGAATGTAAACTATTTTTAAACCAACCACAATTCTGTACTCTAGATTACAATAATGAACTCACCGTTTTAAAACCTACTCTATCCGTTTTCAGTTTCATATTTACAAATCATTGTAATTTTTGTAGTTATAGGTGGCGCCTTATAAATTAAGGAAATTGCTTTTTTTGGCATAACCTGTGCTTTTTTATCTTATGTAATTTATAACCGAACATACGAAGGAGAAATTGTTATGGAAAAATTATTAACGACAAAAGAAGCAGCAGAATATTTGCGGTTTAATCCACGATATTTAACTCGATTGGTTCGTGAAGGTAAAATTCCGGCTCGTAAAATTGGACATGAATGGCGGTTCCGGATGGATTTATTAGAAAAATGGGCGTGGAGCGACCGACCATCTAACAATTGAGATGGGGTTTTTAG is part of the bacterium genome and encodes:
- a CDS encoding alkaline phosphatase family protein is translated as MKNYLVHIWLPTGIIFGWYVSFWLIWLNHLWFHPVDAGLLTVYLILIYTAIAVLLGFVIQFILYDAQHLFRIKLSAEKNYFYHQIIYVTGLFYLPSRTFFEHLLGNPNGFNKLFYNLFLLSIIASLSWVSIRRYNGLARKFKRIIIYTLYIILAGVTVTVSVSALFQAKAHHQSFASPVSFTASGMNKRQKIMLIGIDAMDWKVLHSLVQQHKLPQVAKLMQSGVSGPLTTLKPSISPLIWTSIATGKLPQKHGIFSFLSLTIPGIRTPIYYHEDTSQHLVQDDYLDSLGYRWLRNFFSRLKIVQTRIVSARDIRAATIWEILNENKYRVGIVGWWPSWPVDTNLNGFMLVEKMTNTFRPQSIHPAFLEDTIRRFERKPEQLTIQDFQRFIMLDTATFEQLRNVAPYAPSLLAPLKRYFIEDDFYFNAGKYLYQKYQPDFFAIYLRGLDGIQHMYWHTYEPEKFPHISPDVLKSDRAKFSKIIEHYYQYMDELLAELLKPTDSHTIVIIVSDHGMEASGTLPFAGTHLHAPPGIIIVSGPQFKKNERIYSATVLDITPTILAAAGLPIADDMDGKVLKEAFISEYLAQFNLSKTIPSYDGLKIKQVSSAQTQYDDEIKERLRSLGYIQ
- a CDS encoding radical SAM protein; the protein is MLSQIILVTIAIRLFCLRIFRYLLPPGKYISFTEQVVEHLQILSKKLNATFLTRWVIRELQLCYRFHITRANQWSEKKRYNQKLNEIESQQQVLQVYSYPTRMSIEITRNCNLRCQICPQSFLEVDGQEISSDTIDAVKSLIPYQDYIAVFGFGESLTAPHFFDYLARLPFTNEQTVALITNGILMTKEISRQIITSPINVLLISLDTVNPQTYHFIRGVNFLPRLIEHIEQLNELKSQLHTNKPQLRLGFVAMKRNIAELPDFIRFAHRVGAEDVDVGYLNVFREELREESLYYEPELTLRYLLEAKQIAQELNVRLNIPELERFEVTKQGFILREKTKKPCVEPWQFVYINSNGTVTPCCINTSILGDISKTPFSLIWNNELYRRFRKQVNTATAPYRCRYCFDCRYKDIQNINQHMIVLHSA
- a CDS encoding radical SAM protein — its product is MNHWLYTKLQHLERKQLRSRLWSYPSTLLVEPTNRCNIDCVMCFRHFSHNYSIGDMLPITWEKLVPILPYVQEVNLQARGEPLLHKQLLSWVKQAKSAGTKVSFFTHGMLLTDEINQQLVSIPLDLLTISLDAATKTRFENIRLRADFDTIISNMKNLVAYKRKRKSSVPELNFHFVAMRQNIEELPDLIKLAKEFDVTKVIVEHLWVFDISIIHETLFLEPERMRQYFELARKTAQALNVNLVLPSEEPIKFCEPAILQQSGLTQFEFLMQNELTPTTPSNFYCLEPWQIAIIYWNGDISPCCYTDRIMGNLQLQSFREIWNNEQYRMFRDHIRSGRLPKECIHCRRLQKRL
- a CDS encoding ABC transporter ATP-binding protein; amino-acid sequence: MKPAVIVKNVWKQFILYHQLHGTLRETILRLSSVRNLSHEKFWALKDISFEVQPGETLGIIGENGSGKTTLLRIILGITPPTRGSVEINGQLSALLELAAGFHPDLTGKENIYLNGAILGLSRSEISRKIDAIIEFAELEKFIDVPIKHYSAGMYLRLGFSIAVNINPDILLIDEVLAVGDQSFAQKCYEKINEFKRNNKTIILVSHDYGAVERLCNRVIYLEKGIIKEIGNAKYIVQKHLREIVERELKYKIQQQSIQKISTVSTPLRWGTNEIQYTRIRLLDEHRNEKYVFQPGEYLEIELEYMAHQPIIEPYFGIGIETEDKIYITGTNTKLQEIRVGTVLGKGRIRIIFPQFNVTGGKFLLTAGIFRDPTNEYTAYDYYCSCASFYVDRTYVKEEGIVLSPHKWIHEKID
- a CDS encoding B12-binding domain-containing radical SAM protein translates to MNITLIAPPWYFLDEVIWLSQNLGLGYIASTLENQGHQVTIIDALTEGIEIVTPVQTKYLKVNRIGLPYNTIAEKISPKTDLIGITAPFTDHATIVKELSKVIKQNFPNIPIVLGGVYPSTLPEQALTDSIDFVVRGEGENPISQLAAGTPVKSIRGLVFKENDTIINTGQAEPIINLDDIPYPARHLLPIERYITCSPRKRRNRRTISMITSRGCPYHCTFCSIHKVNGYRWRYRSPENVLNEIKEVVKQYQIQHIEFEDDNITMDPKRAERLFEQLAVYNGTLNGALTWSTPNGVRIDTLNRDLLKLMRDSGCESLYFGIESGDPKILMAMKKQLDLTKVEQVTEWCGELGIPAYGFLILGYPGEDHTSFKRTIKYCKRLLKKGLRGFWCFFVSAYPETELYTIAKQKGYLMYDDTENVLRLFDYSTGRRDVIDLITPDFTPEELKWRLTYAYSQLAPQGFRPKLTITTRIKNAIRMAF
- a CDS encoding helix-turn-helix domain-containing protein, with protein sequence MEKLLTTKEAAEYLRFNPRYLTRLVREGKIPARKIGHEWRFRMDLLEKWAWSDRPSNN